From one Candidatus Glassbacteria bacterium genomic stretch:
- a CDS encoding aldo/keto reductase: MRYRTFGRMGWKVSEVGFGAWAIGGDAWGRTDDEVSVRTMHEALEKGINFIDTAQAYGDGHSERLIGRMLSERSGGERVFVATKIPPCGKHWWVDRDFDDIQQFYTASYLRERTEFSLKNLGVEAVDVMQLHTWTVGFNKYDEWYETFEKLRDEGKILAFGISASEQNPQDVTPLVERGKLDSVQVIYNIFEQRTAASVLEPCGANGVGTIIRVPLDEGSLTGKFNENTTFPKGDFRRKYFGGNNLKATIKRVEGIRRWKEDRLPDLSMVELALLYTLSHKDASTVIVGMKNRQQLEANVKVGGMDLLSPEILEEMKQFKWTRDPWTQDLEV, translated from the coding sequence ATGCGTTATCGTACTTTCGGACGGATGGGCTGGAAAGTGAGTGAAGTGGGGTTCGGGGCCTGGGCTATCGGCGGGGACGCGTGGGGCAGGACGGACGACGAGGTCTCGGTCCGCACGATGCACGAGGCGCTGGAGAAGGGTATCAACTTTATCGACACGGCCCAGGCCTATGGCGACGGACACAGTGAGCGGCTGATCGGCAGGATGCTCTCCGAACGCTCCGGCGGCGAGCGGGTCTTCGTGGCCACCAAGATTCCGCCCTGCGGCAAGCACTGGTGGGTGGACCGTGATTTCGACGATATCCAGCAGTTTTACACGGCAAGCTATCTGCGCGAGCGCACAGAGTTCAGCCTCAAAAACCTGGGCGTGGAGGCGGTCGACGTGATGCAGCTCCACACTTGGACTGTGGGGTTCAACAAATACGACGAGTGGTACGAAACGTTCGAGAAGCTTAGAGATGAGGGCAAAATTCTCGCATTCGGGATCTCGGCCAGCGAGCAGAATCCCCAGGATGTCACTCCGCTGGTGGAGCGGGGCAAGCTGGACAGCGTCCAGGTGATCTACAACATTTTCGAGCAGCGTACGGCCGCAAGCGTGCTGGAACCCTGCGGGGCCAACGGTGTGGGCACAATCATCCGCGTTCCGCTGGACGAGGGCTCGTTGACCGGTAAGTTCAACGAGAACACCACTTTCCCCAAGGGCGACTTCCGGCGCAAGTATTTCGGCGGCAACAACCTCAAGGCGACGATCAAGCGGGTGGAGGGAATCCGTCGCTGGAAGGAGGACCGCCTGCCCGATTTGAGCATGGTCGAGCTGGCGCTGCTGTACACGCTCAGCCACAAGGACGCCTCCACAGTGATAGTCGGCATGAAAAACCGGCAGCAGCTGGAGGCGAACGTGAAAGTGGGCGGGATGGATCTGCTGAGCCCGGAAATCCTGGAGGAAATGAAGCAGTTCAAATGGACCCGCGACCCCTGGACCCAGGACCTGGAAGTCTGA
- a CDS encoding DUF4832 domain-containing protein, whose translation MKLAIVSIMVAAVLGTAASANAQRTVIVRPVEIDSVLVNPGMGFNISQHISHRKGPDGTYPITGPDLAGDEYPECTLAYLRFDWRYFEEERGKFNWYLIDRALKLATERGQRLMLRIVPYGNRRDADIPQWLRDEIGPSGELPHGYWRVDHEDPRYIRALTEMAAAVGRRYDGHPDLEFVDIGIVGFWGEGAGSALLSEPTRRKLVDAYLDAFEETQLVMLLTDRRTNSYGVSQRNVGWRVDCLGDLGFWANEQGGWNHMNDYYPQAIYGYGVRDSWKHAPVALEICGRFSTWSEREGYAAADVDYIIDQSLKWHVSSINGKSSVWPKQWQPQLERWLKSLGYRFVLRKFTFPDRVRPHGKLEITTWWENRGVAPIYRQYPLAIRLKGRDGSEVFLTDADITGWLPGDIVYDSAVFLPHGMPGGEYEIQLALLDPHTRKPGIKLAIEGRTADGWYSMGKLTVGETMK comes from the coding sequence GTGAAACTTGCTATCGTCTCAATCATGGTTGCCGCGGTGCTCGGGACCGCTGCATCGGCGAATGCACAGCGGACAGTGATTGTCCGGCCGGTGGAGATCGACAGTGTGCTGGTCAACCCCGGGATGGGCTTCAACATCAGCCAGCATATCAGCCACCGCAAGGGCCCCGACGGCACCTACCCGATCACCGGACCGGACCTGGCCGGCGACGAGTACCCCGAGTGCACCCTGGCCTATCTCCGGTTCGACTGGCGTTATTTCGAGGAGGAGCGCGGGAAGTTCAACTGGTATCTGATCGACCGGGCGCTGAAGCTGGCAACAGAGCGCGGCCAGCGTCTGATGCTGCGGATTGTACCTTACGGCAACAGGCGTGACGCCGATATCCCGCAGTGGCTGCGCGACGAGATCGGTCCCAGCGGGGAGCTGCCCCACGGTTACTGGCGAGTGGACCACGAGGACCCGCGCTATATCCGCGCGCTCACCGAAATGGCCGCCGCGGTGGGACGGCGTTACGACGGTCACCCGGACCTGGAGTTTGTCGATATCGGCATAGTGGGATTCTGGGGAGAGGGCGCCGGCAGCGCCCTGCTCAGCGAACCGACCCGACGTAAACTGGTTGACGCCTATCTGGATGCGTTCGAGGAAACCCAGCTGGTCATGCTGCTGACCGACCGGCGGACAAACAGCTACGGCGTATCGCAGCGCAATGTCGGCTGGCGTGTCGACTGCCTGGGTGACCTGGGATTCTGGGCCAATGAGCAGGGCGGCTGGAACCATATGAACGACTACTATCCACAGGCAATCTACGGCTACGGTGTGCGTGACTCGTGGAAACACGCACCCGTGGCCCTGGAAATCTGCGGCAGGTTTTCCACCTGGAGCGAACGCGAGGGCTACGCCGCCGCCGATGTCGATTATATCATCGACCAGTCGCTGAAATGGCATGTCTCCTCGATCAACGGCAAATCATCGGTCTGGCCGAAGCAGTGGCAGCCCCAGCTCGAACGCTGGCTCAAGTCGCTGGGCTACCGGTTCGTGCTGCGCAAGTTCACCTTTCCCGACCGGGTCAGGCCCCACGGCAAGCTGGAAATTACCACCTGGTGGGAGAACAGGGGAGTCGCGCCGATATACCGTCAGTACCCGCTGGCCATCCGCCTGAAGGGCCGGGACGGGAGCGAGGTGTTCCTGACTGACGCCGATATCACCGGCTGGCTGCCCGGCGATATCGTCTACGACAGCGCGGTGTTCCTCCCGCATGGAATGCCCGGGGGCGAATACGAGATTCAGCTGGCGCTGCTCGATCCACATACCCGCAAACCGGGAATCAAGCTGGCTATCGAGGGCCGGACCGCCGACGGCTGGTACTCGATGGGCAAGCTGACGGTCGGCGAAACCATGAAATAG